A window of Tripterygium wilfordii isolate XIE 37 chromosome 7, ASM1340144v1, whole genome shotgun sequence contains these coding sequences:
- the LOC120001857 gene encoding phytoene dehydrogenase-like encodes MLTCWRFTPTLCLPSSKDSRFLRLSCRAENLHTSVSGTHERKKKVVIVGSGWAGLGAAHHLCNQGFDVTVLESGNGFSGADDVGIQGFWNPFQNIFSLVDELGIKPFTHWTASAQYSAEGLEVEFPIFQDLPRLPTPLGTLFYPQFTRLPLLDRLTSLPLMAAVIDFDNTDTAWRKYDSITARELFKQFGRSERLYRDIIGPLVHIGLFAPGEQCSAAATLGVLNYLVLAHQKDFDMVWCRGKIKEKIFEPWMDAMRTKGCKFLEGNKAIDVVLNEETNSISEVVCSGETYEADAVILAIGISTLRELIQNSSALCTREDFLKVLNLSSIDVLTAKLWLDRKVNVPKTSNASSGFGDSFGWTFFDLNMMYDEHKDDPATVIEADFYHANELLPLKDDLIVAKVSSYLSKHIKGFETATVLEVEIERYPKSMTHFFPGSYKSMMRGSTSIPNLFMAGDWIVTRHGSWAQEKAYVTGLEAANRIIDSLGEGSFARIIPVEEDEPHIEALRTLNRRFNGLREQVPFSDYFLQ; translated from the exons ATGTTAACTTGTTGGAGGTTTACTCCAACACTTTGCCTCCCATCCTCAAAAGACTCTAGATTTCTCAGGCTATCTTGCAGGGCTGAGAATCTACATACTAGTGTCAGCGGAACCCATGAGAGGAAAAAGAAGGTCGTCATTGTTGGCTCTGGATGGGCTGGTCTTGGTGCTGCCCACCACCTCTGCAATCAG GGATTTGATGTCACTGTTCTTGAGAGTGGTAATGGGTTTAGTGGCGCCGATGATGTTGGTATTCAGG GTTTCTGGAATCCCTTCCAGAATATATTCAGCCTTGTTGATGAGCTGGGCATCAAGCCCTTCACTCACTGGACAGCATCAGCACAATATTCTGCAGAGGGATTGGAG GTTGAATTTCCAATATTTCAAGATCTGCCTCGACTTCCAACTCCATTGGGGACCTTATTTTACCCTCAA TTTACTAGGCTCCCATTGCTTGACAGATTAACATCACTTCCTCTAATGGCTGCAG TAATTGACTTTGACAACACAGACACAGCCTGGAGGAAATATGACTCAA TAACTGCGAGGGAGCTTTTCAAACAATTTGGCCGCTCTGAAAGGCTTTATAGGGATATTATTGGTCCGTTGGTTCATATCGGGTTGTTTGCTCCAGGAGAGCAATGTAGTGCCGCTGCTACCCTGGGGGTGTTGAACTATTTGGTCCTTGCTCACCAG AAAGATTTTGATATGGTGTGGTGTCGCGGGAAGATCAAAGAAAAGATTTTTGAGCCATGGATGGACGCCATGAGGACCAAAGGCTGTAAATTTCTGGAAGGCAATAAAGCAATTGATGTTGTTCTCAATGAGGAAACAAATAGCATTTCAGAAGTAGTTTGCAGTGGTGAGACTTATGAGGCAGACGCAGTTATCTTAGCTATCGGAATCTCGACACTTAGGGAACTTATTCAGAACAG TTCAGCATTGTGTACAAGAGAAGACTTTCTGAAGGTTCTAAATTTGTCCAGCATTGATGTACTCACTGCCAAGCTTTGGCTTGATAGGAAG GTTAATGTTCCAAAAACAAGCAATGCTTCTTCTGGATTTGGTGATTCATTTGGTTGGACGTTCTTTGACTTAAACATGATGTATGATGAGCATAAAGATGATCCTGCCACAGTCATAGAAGCTGATTTT TATCATGCTAATGAGTTATTGCCGCTGAAGGATGATCTAATAGTTGCAAAAGTGTCATCTTATCTTTCCAAGCACATTAAGGGCTTTGAGACTGCAACTGTACTGGAAGTGGAGATCGAAAGATATCCCAAATCTATGACGCATTTCTTTCCAG GTTCATATAAATCTATGATGCGAGGTTCAACATCAATCCCAAACTTGTTCATGGCGGGAGACTGGATTGTAACCCGACATGGTTCGTGGGCACAG GAGAAAGCTTATGTTACCGGACTTGAAGCTGCCAACCGGATAATTGACAGTCTAGGAGAGGGAAGCTTTGCTAGAATAATACCTGTGGAGGAGGATGAACCTCACATTGAAGCTCTTCGCACCCTGAACAGACGCTTCAATGGGTTACGAGAACAGGTTCCATTTTCGGATTATTTCCTTCAGTGA
- the LOC120002838 gene encoding uncharacterized protein LOC120002838, translating to MMVLISGLSINCSGLANPCPTKLPFRIQSYNGIRFNDYNTVQLRPGMISRQKIPYIFANYSGNKHALSVGRNSQQLSFEDGVPEETFLISLVKQAIWALRSLFVFLVEQPSQLKYIEWPSFQSTLKTATLTLVLVALLIVALSSVDSVLCYFLALVLRRTP from the exons ATGATGGTGTTGATCTCTGGGTTGTCTATAAATTGTTCAG GCTTGGCAAACCCTTGTCCTACTAAACTCCCGTTCAGGATTCAGAGCTATAATGGAATCAGATTTAATGATTACAATACTGTTCAGCTAAGGCCTGGAATG ATTTCTAGACAAAAAATTCCATATATTTTCGCAAACTATTCTGGCAACAAGCATGCTTTATCTGTGGGAAGAAATTCTCAACAATTGAGCTTTGAGGATGGCGTACCTGAGGAAACCTTTTTGATTAGTCTTGTCAAGCAAGCGATCTG GGCTCTGAGGTCTTTATTTGTATTTCTGGTTGAGCAACCTAGTCAATTGAAGTACATAGAGTGGCCAAGCTTCCAAAGCACG CTGAAGACTGCTACCCTAACTCTTGTTCTTGTAGCACTACTCATTGTTGCATTATCATCGGTGGACTCCGTCCTCTGCTATTTCTTGGCTTTGGTTTTGAGGAGAACCCCATAA
- the LOC120002655 gene encoding ribonuclease T2-like, which produces MACCILAAATVLVLETEAAKEGPYDFSKITYRWHRTFCNMPVPEFNQSGCTTVQPANPDTITETLLNPILPKMYIYWPNLLRPHWRTGNVSFWRYQWKKHGRCFDHPDKPFHYFNITLKYVEENNMFQKLKEVFLGMKRRGGIEPDDMGGYLGSEIAGVFIDIGELQVEIVCFKIGERLQLYELRVCFASDGTRMACPTPFKGCQESDTIWYLPP; this is translated from the exons ATGGCTTGTTGCATTCTTGCAGCAGCAACAGTCCTCGTCCTCGAGACAGAAGCAGCAAAAGAAGGCCCATACGATTTCTCCAAAATCACCTACCGATGGCACAGAACCTTTTGCAACATGCCCG TCCCAGAGTTTAATCAATCTGGATGCACTACTGTCCAACCTGCAAATCCAGACACAATTACA GAAACATTACTGAATCCAATATTACcgaaaatgtatatatattggcCCAATCTGCTAAGGCCCCACTGGAGAACAGGGAATGTAAGTTTTTGGCGATATCAATGGAAGAAGCACGGGAGATGTTTTGACCATCCCGACAAaccttttcattattttaacaTTACTTTAAAGTATGTCGAGGAAAATAATATGTTTCAAAAACTTAAAGAAG TCTTTTTGGGTATGAAACGTAGAGGAGGCATAGAACCCGATGATATGGGTGGATATCTTGGTTCAGAGATTGCTGGTGTGTTTATTGATATTGGAGAATTACAAGTTGAAATTGTTTGTTTTAAAATTGGTGAACGTTTACAACTTTATGAGCTGAGAGTATGCTTTGCAAGTGATGGTACAAGAATGGCATGCCCTACTCCATTTAAAGGATGTCAAGAGTCTGACACCATTTGGTACCTTCCTCCTTAG
- the LOC120001266 gene encoding uncharacterized protein LOC120001266: MGDACFDRPDEPLYYFNTTLEFVEKHNMFEILTKGGVEPDDMGGYSGSEIARAITDTLELQVEIVFYKIGERLQLSEVRVCFARNGSRMACPTPFRVCQESDTIWFLPG, encoded by the exons ATGGGAGATGCATGTTTTGACCGTCCCGACGAACCTCTTTATTATTTTAACACTACTTTAGAGTTTGTCGAGAAACATAATATGTTTGAAATCCTTACAAAAG GAGGCGTAGAACCTGATGATATGGGTGGATATAGTGGTTCTGAGATTGCTCGTGCGATTACTGATACTTTAGAATTACAAgttgaaattgttttttataAAATTGGCGAACGTTTACAACTTTCCGAGGTGAGAGTATGCTTTGCAAGGAATGGTTCAAGAATGGCATGCCCTACTCCATTTAGAGTATGTCAAGAGTCTGACACCATATGGTTCCTTCCTGGTTAG